The Flavobacterium faecale genome has a segment encoding these proteins:
- a CDS encoding outer membrane beta-barrel family protein — protein sequence MKKLHLFLICQFGLLFSMQAQTSTSEIVTEDQVSISGKVIDKGSNQTIPYANVLVKVAGKIIASGVTTDNGTFEIKKISAKSFMVEINFIGYKNFQKEVQVSSGQKTYNLNTIILEEDAIALKSVEIINEKSTIEQKIDRKVVTIGKDLLSMGATAGDLMNNIPSVSVDPQSNAISMRGNSNVKILIDGKPTTMDAAQVLKQIPSTSIKQIELITNPSAKYNPEGMSGIINIILNKNTKVGFNGSISSSFTMGRTPKTNQAFDLNYRSGKFNFYTNYGFNYGQNTNRGRIESSELDKENIQLFNLNSKYTSHLAKIGVDYYINDNNTLSFYTNQGVYQTDNYGQTIVDYKNNTTNIDQLQLFDSNEKSNSPTYNVDFKHKFKKEGHTIELESNISQSNEPEFALYTNLNQVDNSVLNSFSNDIGIDSKNYLTNLDYVNPLTETVKLELGLESRIEKTSNNLLLNTNYQSDFKYDRKIMSAYFTIGKQWKKWSAQAGTRFENYEVDALFKQVATTDSPFTNKLFNMYPSAFLSYTMSDKNTFTINYSRRIDRPSIGQVNPIRQWSTATIDSQGNPFLIPQFTNSFELNYSRKIALGTINSSVFYRIIEDEITRVLYTNPINENKQILSYDNFNTNNAYGVETSANLNFKKWWSANISLDAYMKKVQGTVETTPGNYEFVSLNATNFNARINNTFKASKELQFTLFGMYRGQDLSLQFKNNPMWKMDFGTSYTILKGNGTITARMSDIFNSMKFSFTTDRPYTSAGRFKWESQTAYLGFNYRFGSGKNKAVQRKQRDSNEASSSGGF from the coding sequence ATGAAAAAATTACACCTCTTTTTAATCTGTCAATTTGGACTCCTATTCTCCATGCAGGCCCAAACTAGCACAAGCGAAATAGTCACTGAAGATCAAGTCAGCATTTCGGGAAAAGTGATTGACAAAGGAAGCAACCAAACCATTCCGTATGCCAATGTATTAGTCAAAGTAGCAGGCAAAATAATTGCAAGCGGAGTTACGACAGACAACGGAACTTTTGAAATTAAAAAAATTAGCGCCAAAAGCTTTATGGTCGAAATTAATTTTATTGGTTACAAAAACTTCCAGAAAGAGGTACAAGTAAGTAGTGGACAAAAAACATACAACCTCAACACGATTATTCTCGAAGAAGATGCCATAGCTCTAAAGAGTGTAGAAATTATCAATGAAAAATCTACCATTGAGCAAAAGATTGATCGAAAAGTAGTCACCATCGGGAAAGACCTCTTGTCTATGGGAGCAACTGCGGGCGACTTGATGAACAACATTCCGTCTGTGAGTGTGGACCCACAATCCAATGCTATAAGTATGAGAGGAAACTCGAATGTAAAAATCTTGATCGATGGTAAACCAACTACTATGGATGCTGCTCAGGTTTTAAAACAAATTCCGTCTACCTCCATCAAGCAAATCGAGTTGATTACCAACCCTTCTGCCAAATACAATCCTGAGGGAATGAGCGGAATCATCAATATTATCCTGAACAAAAATACCAAAGTGGGTTTTAACGGTAGTATTTCTAGCAGTTTCACAATGGGACGCACGCCTAAAACTAATCAAGCTTTCGATCTAAATTATCGTTCTGGGAAATTCAATTTCTACACTAATTATGGTTTCAACTACGGCCAAAACACCAACCGAGGTAGAATCGAGAGTTCAGAACTAGACAAAGAAAACATCCAACTATTCAACCTTAACAGTAAATATACCTCTCACTTAGCCAAAATTGGTGTCGATTATTACATCAATGACAACAATACTTTATCATTTTACACCAATCAAGGCGTTTACCAAACTGATAATTATGGACAAACAATAGTTGACTACAAAAATAACACGACTAATATTGACCAACTGCAACTTTTTGACTCAAATGAAAAAAGCAACTCTCCTACTTATAATGTAGACTTTAAACATAAATTCAAAAAAGAAGGCCACACTATAGAATTGGAATCGAATATAAGCCAGTCCAACGAACCTGAATTTGCGCTGTATACAAATTTGAACCAGGTAGACAATAGTGTTCTCAACAGTTTTTCTAACGATATTGGTATTGATAGCAAAAACTACCTTACCAATCTAGATTACGTAAACCCATTGACCGAAACAGTAAAACTAGAATTAGGATTGGAAAGTCGAATCGAGAAAACGTCTAACAATTTATTATTAAACACCAACTACCAATCTGATTTTAAATACGATCGAAAAATTATGTCGGCCTACTTTACAATTGGTAAACAATGGAAAAAATGGAGCGCTCAAGCTGGAACACGTTTTGAGAATTATGAAGTAGATGCACTCTTTAAGCAAGTCGCTACAACAGACAGCCCTTTCACCAACAAATTATTTAATATGTATCCGTCAGCTTTCTTGTCTTATACCATGTCTGACAAAAATACCTTTACCATTAATTATTCTCGTCGAATAGACAGACCGAGTATTGGACAAGTAAATCCAATACGCCAATGGAGTACTGCAACAATTGACTCACAAGGAAACCCTTTTTTGATTCCGCAATTTACGAATTCATTTGAACTAAATTACAGTCGAAAAATAGCATTGGGAACTATTAATTCAAGTGTTTTTTATCGAATAATCGAAGATGAGATTACCCGCGTGCTGTACACGAATCCTATAAACGAAAACAAACAAATACTATCCTACGACAACTTCAACACCAATAATGCATACGGTGTGGAAACTTCGGCAAATTTAAATTTTAAAAAATGGTGGTCTGCTAACATAAGCTTAGACGCCTACATGAAAAAAGTACAGGGAACTGTAGAAACGACTCCTGGAAATTATGAATTTGTATCCCTGAACGCGACCAATTTTAATGCACGAATCAACAATACCTTCAAAGCTAGCAAAGAATTGCAGTTCACCTTATTCGGAATGTATCGAGGTCAAGATTTGAGTTTGCAGTTTAAAAACAATCCGATGTGGAAAATGGATTTTGGTACCAGTTATACCATCTTAAAAGGTAACGGAACCATAACAGCTCGTATGAGTGACATCTTCAATAGCATGAAATTCTCGTTCACAACCGATCGCCCATACACATCAGCAGGACGCTTTAAGTGGGAAAGTCAAACGGCTTACTTAGGATTTAATTAC